In Candidatus Lernaella stagnicola, a single genomic region encodes these proteins:
- a CDS encoding radical SAM protein, with protein sequence MAKVLLVQAAVHDEHVECSQPLGLLYLASYLRAHSSHEPVIHDMRPTYKRFDFVADALARHKPALVAISAQSPEAPVMHRVAEMVKKFDARVPVVIGGVHATAYAEDTMRADPHIDYVIPGEGEITFHALVTALLEGGEPTAVDSIVFRDGDQLRRTPERPVAADPDVIPYPAWDLIDLDVYGRLPRIGMIYAHPRYMMMETARACPFDCAWCHKTAGRVHRMHSPEYVIGEFEELVRRHHVGEVTIIDDMFNARIERVNAIFEGLLSRNIRVPIAVVNGLRSDMLPDETLALMRRAGVYRVMFAIETASERMQTLMRKNLNLEKARRAIETAHRLGMLIHGNFIIGLPDETEAEVRATVDFAVRSHMDTIGLYRATPYKNCDLYEIALQQGVKLPEGEATFSFWESDVNLSRVPLPRLKRLKKSAYWRTYLRPQRLLRLLWRLPNRRKLVPFLFLFFLRKAFRDN encoded by the coding sequence GTGGCCAAAGTATTGCTGGTGCAAGCGGCGGTTCACGACGAACACGTGGAGTGTTCGCAGCCGCTGGGCCTGCTGTACCTGGCGTCCTACCTGCGGGCGCACTCGTCGCACGAGCCAGTGATTCACGACATGCGGCCGACCTACAAGCGTTTCGATTTCGTCGCCGACGCGCTCGCGCGGCACAAGCCCGCACTGGTGGCCATCAGCGCGCAAAGCCCCGAGGCGCCGGTCATGCACCGCGTGGCGGAGATGGTCAAAAAGTTCGACGCCCGCGTGCCGGTCGTCATCGGCGGCGTGCACGCCACGGCCTACGCCGAAGACACGATGCGTGCCGACCCGCACATCGATTACGTCATTCCCGGCGAAGGCGAAATCACTTTTCACGCCCTGGTCACGGCCCTGCTGGAGGGCGGCGAACCCACGGCCGTAGACAGCATCGTGTTTCGTGACGGCGACCAATTACGCCGCACGCCGGAGCGGCCGGTGGCGGCGGATCCGGACGTCATCCCCTACCCGGCGTGGGATTTGATCGACTTGGATGTCTACGGGCGGCTGCCGCGCATCGGGATGATTTACGCGCACCCGCGCTACATGATGATGGAGACGGCGCGGGCGTGTCCCTTCGATTGTGCGTGGTGCCATAAAACGGCGGGGCGCGTGCATCGTATGCACAGCCCCGAGTACGTGATCGGCGAATTCGAGGAGCTGGTGCGGCGGCACCACGTGGGCGAAGTGACGATCATCGACGACATGTTCAACGCGCGCATCGAACGGGTGAACGCTATCTTCGAGGGCTTGCTGAGCCGTAATATTCGCGTACCAATCGCGGTCGTCAACGGTTTGCGCAGCGACATGCTGCCTGACGAAACCTTGGCGTTAATGCGCCGCGCGGGCGTGTATCGGGTGATGTTCGCCATCGAGACGGCGTCCGAACGCATGCAGACGCTGATGCGTAAAAACCTCAACCTGGAAAAGGCGCGGCGGGCCATCGAAACGGCGCACCGGCTCGGCATGCTGATCCACGGCAATTTCATCATCGGCCTGCCCGACGAGACCGAGGCGGAAGTGCGCGCGACGGTGGACTTCGCCGTGCGTTCGCACATGGATACCATCGGGTTGTACCGCGCCACGCCGTATAAGAACTGCGACCTGTACGAAATCGCGCTGCAACAAGGCGTGAAACTGCCGGAGGGCGAAGCGACGTTCTCGTTTTGGGAGTCGGACGTCAACCTTTCGCGCGTGCCGCTGCCGCGTCTCAAGCGCCTCAAGAAAAGCGCTTATTGGCGCACGTATCTGCGACCGCAACGTTTGCTGCGCCTTTTATGGCGGCTGCCCAACCGGCGCAAGCTCGTGCCGTTTTTGTTTTTGTTCTTTTTGCGCAAAGCGTTTCGTGATAACTAA
- a CDS encoding neutral/alkaline non-lysosomal ceramidase N-terminal domain-containing protein: protein MNSKRFWIALLALLLIFTLAAACGDDDDDDDNNDDADDDDDDDNNDDDDNDDDDDNDDDAGLKVGAARVDISPIESVKMGGYGTYFLSEALCRWSEGTHDPIYATAFAFQNGSDEPVIQMTVDTVGIITTDVVVIQDRVAAQLGIAPERVVISATHNHQSPDTVGIWGVMLPPITGRDDVFIEQMIAGAVEAAGAAYEAMKPARVYAGVGEETAFHYNGQWTIDPQAPLDSTLSVLAFLDDEDDIIGTIVNWACHPMVMGPQNNMTSADFLGPFYRIMDEELGGVNMFINGNLGAGVHPQNDEYPINYTGRSWGSWEITEFYGAGIAASAQEILGDVQRVYDTTIDLRTLVVEGELNNPFFALVGALGLIPRDIPPLGGVGVTTMTAWRLGPVYFATAPGEVSPRVGLELREVMNGEVKIIANIGQDWLGYIMTKQEYRNLLYIYFSILSVGPDMGDSVIGAYEEIFSDF, encoded by the coding sequence ATGAACTCAAAACGATTCTGGATCGCTTTACTGGCATTGCTACTTATTTTCACGTTGGCGGCGGCTTGCGGTGACGACGATGATGACGACGACAATAACGACGACGCCGACGATGACGACGACGACGACAACAACGACGATGATGACAACGACGATGACGACGATAACGACGACGACGCGGGCCTGAAGGTCGGCGCGGCGCGAGTGGATATCTCGCCGATAGAGTCGGTCAAGATGGGCGGCTACGGCACGTATTTCCTCAGCGAGGCGCTGTGCCGGTGGTCGGAGGGTACGCACGATCCCATCTACGCCACGGCCTTCGCTTTTCAAAACGGTAGCGACGAGCCGGTGATTCAAATGACGGTCGACACTGTGGGCATCATCACCACCGACGTCGTGGTTATTCAGGATCGCGTCGCCGCGCAACTGGGCATCGCGCCCGAGCGCGTCGTGATTTCGGCCACGCACAACCATCAATCTCCGGACACGGTCGGCATTTGGGGTGTGATGCTGCCGCCGATTACCGGTCGCGACGACGTCTTTATCGAGCAGATGATCGCCGGGGCGGTCGAGGCCGCCGGGGCGGCGTACGAGGCGATGAAGCCGGCGCGGGTCTACGCCGGGGTCGGCGAGGAAACGGCGTTCCACTACAACGGGCAATGGACGATCGATCCGCAGGCGCCGCTGGATTCCACGTTGAGCGTTCTGGCGTTTTTGGACGACGAAGACGACATCATTGGCACGATCGTCAACTGGGCATGTCACCCGATGGTCATGGGCCCGCAGAACAACATGACATCCGCCGATTTCCTGGGGCCCTTCTACCGCATCATGGACGAAGAGCTTGGCGGCGTGAACATGTTCATCAACGGCAACCTGGGCGCGGGCGTGCATCCGCAGAACGACGAATACCCGATCAACTACACCGGGCGCTCATGGGGATCTTGGGAGATAACCGAGTTCTACGGCGCGGGTATCGCCGCCTCCGCTCAGGAGATTCTGGGCGATGTCCAGCGGGTGTACGACACGACGATCGATCTGCGCACGCTGGTCGTCGAAGGAGAACTGAACAATCCGTTTTTCGCGCTGGTCGGCGCCCTGGGCCTGATTCCGCGCGATATCCCGCCCTTGGGCGGCGTCGGCGTAACGACGATGACCGCGTGGCGCCTGGGGCCGGTGTATTTCGCCACCGCGCCGGGCGAGGTTTCGCCGCGCGTCGGGTTGGAGTTGCGTGAGGTGATGAACGGCGAGGTGAAGATCATCGCCAACATCGGGCAGGATTGGCTCGGCTATATCATGACGAAACAGGAATACCGCAACCTGCTCTACATCTACTTCTCCATCCTGTCGGTCGGCCCCGACATGGGCGACTCGGTGATCGGCGCATACGAGGAAATATTCAGTGATTTCTAG
- a CDS encoding SGNH/GDSL hydrolase family protein has protein sequence MPDPHAISHHKRVFAAVAALLVVFVVVGAGEMLARTQPPVDVAALTTPGEQPHPMRGWAFVHPYAAYVNRPLADPQAKKSVNRFGFISTPQMEEVAKPAGRIRVAFLGGSSTAGTGTLLADKDTWPYLTYQRMKEARPDLDLEMINAAVGGYTSFDSYGRLWSQVRFFAPDIIVVYHGWNEMYYFDDASPEKIIHRRFEGDRDWSFTPVKLPPRLKPWPTDSLLSRSRLYGLLRLRTVAAPAATTGEAGDERRPDAELADHFDARGVEVFRQNLLLMQRVAELTGADFYVAKQATLVHPSLPEEIRRERVFTWRHAFNYATHLQAWQAINEMIDAAFPAERVIDCTPLSGNPALLFDHIHPTPQGTREIAKIVAGKLLAESQTLRR, from the coding sequence ATGCCTGATCCACACGCCATATCCCACCATAAACGAGTCTTCGCCGCGGTTGCGGCGTTGCTCGTAGTGTTTGTCGTGGTGGGCGCGGGTGAGATGCTGGCGCGCACGCAGCCGCCGGTGGACGTGGCGGCGCTGACCACGCCCGGCGAGCAGCCGCACCCGATGCGCGGCTGGGCCTTCGTGCATCCCTACGCGGCGTACGTGAATCGGCCGCTGGCCGATCCGCAGGCGAAGAAATCGGTCAATCGTTTCGGCTTTATCTCCACGCCCCAAATGGAGGAAGTGGCCAAGCCCGCGGGACGAATTCGTGTGGCGTTTCTGGGCGGCAGTTCCACGGCCGGAACCGGCACGCTGCTGGCCGACAAGGATACGTGGCCCTATCTGACCTACCAGCGCATGAAAGAGGCGCGTCCGGATCTCGACCTGGAGATGATCAACGCGGCGGTCGGCGGTTACACGTCGTTCGACTCCTACGGTCGCTTGTGGTCGCAGGTGCGCTTTTTCGCGCCGGACATCATCGTGGTCTATCACGGCTGGAACGAGATGTACTATTTCGACGACGCCTCGCCGGAAAAGATCATCCACCGCCGCTTTGAGGGCGACCGCGATTGGTCGTTTACCCCCGTGAAACTTCCGCCGCGGTTGAAACCGTGGCCGACGGATTCGCTGCTGAGCCGGTCGCGGTTGTACGGCTTGCTGCGGCTGCGAACGGTGGCGGCGCCGGCGGCGACCACGGGCGAAGCGGGTGACGAGCGGCGTCCAGACGCGGAGCTTGCCGACCATTTCGATGCCCGGGGCGTCGAGGTGTTTCGCCAAAACTTACTGTTGATGCAGCGCGTGGCGGAATTAACCGGCGCGGATTTCTACGTGGCGAAACAGGCCACACTGGTGCATCCGAGCCTGCCGGAAGAGATCCGGCGCGAGCGCGTGTTCACGTGGCGGCACGCCTTCAACTACGCGACGCATCTGCAGGCGTGGCAAGCGATTAACGAGATGATTGACGCCGCCTTCCCCGCCGAGCGCGTCATCGATTGCACGCCGCTTTCGGGCAATCCCGCGTTGCTGTTCGACCACATTCATCCGACGCCGCAAGGCACGCGGGAAATCGCGAAGATCGTCGCGGGCAAGCTGCTGGCGGAGAGTCAAACCCTGCGGCGATAA